Genomic DNA from Pigmentiphaga litoralis:
CCGATCTGACACGCGAACCTTCGCCTTTCTAAGACCTGACCATGACGACGCTTCCCCCCGGCTCCCAACTCCAGATGCCTGGCGACCTGCCCGCCAGCCCCGCTCGCCGCACCGTCTTGCGTGGCAGCGCAACGGCCACGGCCCTGGCTCTGTTCGGCAGTTCCGCGCTGCTGGCTGCCTGCGGCGGCGGTGACGACGACAACGACACCGGCACTGGCACTGGCACCGGCACTGGCCCAAGCGCACCCGGCGCCACCGTGCCCGCCCCCACCCTGGTCGGCCGCGCCATTCTGCCGGCCGACAGCTATGTTGCCGGGCCGACCTCGGGCCAGTTCGTGTCCGGCGGTGATCTGGACCGCGCCACGGCCACGTATGGCTATCGCCTGCCCTTTGTCGGCAAGCAGCCCATGCAGGGCTTTTCGGCCGTGATTCCCGGTCCGATCGCCGGCACCTTTTATGCCATGCAGGACAACGGCTTCGGCGGCAAGGCCTCGTCGCCCGACGCGCTGCTGCACATCTATGCGATCGGCTTTGACTGGACGCGTGGCGCGGTCATTCCGGTCGACTTCACGACCGGTGCGCCACTGACTGAATTCAGCGCACGCAGCTTCATCCGGCTCAGCGATCCGAACCGTTTCCTGGGTTATCGTGCCGTGGCCGACGCGCCCAACTACCCGGGCCTGTCGGTCTCCCCCGCGGGCCAGACGCTGCCGGTGGATCCTTCCATCCTCACCAACCGCCTGCTGACGGGCGGCGACATCGATCCGGAATCCCTGCAGCGCGATGCCGAAGGCAACTTCTGGATCGGCGACGAGTTCGGTCCGTTCCTGCTCAAGTTCGACCGCCAGGGCCGCCTGCTGGCGCGCGAAGTGCAACTGCCCAACCTGCGCGCCGTCGGCGCCAATCCGCTGGTCCAGACGTCCAACAATCCCTATCTGGCGGGCAACGCCGCGGCCGCCAACCTGCCGGGCTCGGGCGGCCTGGAAAGCATGGCGATCAATACCAGCCGCACCCGCCTGTATGCGATGTTCGAAGCGGCCATCACGAACGACGATGCCCGCCGCCGCGTCATCAACGTCTACAACCTGGCGACGCAGAACTTCGATGCGCGCAGCTACTCCTACCGCGTGGGTGTCAGCCAGCGCGTGAACGGCAGCGGCAATCTGGAAACCGAGATCCATACCGTGAATGACATGGTCGCTTTCAGCGATACCGCGTTCCTGGTGATGGAAAAGGACAGCGGCGCAG
This window encodes:
- a CDS encoding esterase-like activity of phytase family protein → MTTLPPGSQLQMPGDLPASPARRTVLRGSATATALALFGSSALLAACGGGDDDNDTGTGTGTGTGPSAPGATVPAPTLVGRAILPADSYVAGPTSGQFVSGGDLDRATATYGYRLPFVGKQPMQGFSAVIPGPIAGTFYAMQDNGFGGKASSPDALLHIYAIGFDWTRGAVIPVDFTTGAPLTEFSARSFIRLSDPNRFLGYRAVADAPNYPGLSVSPAGQTLPVDPSILTNRLLTGGDIDPESLQRDAEGNFWIGDEFGPFLLKFDRQGRLLAREVQLPNLRAVGANPLVQTSNNPYLAGNAAAANLPGSGGLESMAINTSRTRLYAMFEAAITNDDARRRVINVYNLATQNFDARSYSYRVGVSQRVNGSGNLETEIHTVNDMVAFSDTAFLVMEKDSGAGDVRAGFPASGTSRNAARVKRIYQVSLDKIDSNGDLIKEEVVDLMNLRDPDGVGKTATINGIYTHPMESMEVVCIVDASTLLVVNDNNYPGGSPSRSKTKPDDNEFVLIRLPKALPV